In one window of Thalassococcus arenae DNA:
- a CDS encoding YceI family protein, with amino-acid sequence MKSLLFASALAALPVIGQAAETYVLDSSHSQILFSYDHLGYSTTWGMFSGFEGEIQFDQENPAASSVSVSFPVRSMFTGWEARFEHFMSGDFFGADADEMVTFTSTAIEVTGENTADITGDLTLNGVTKPVVLAATLNQTGEHPMAKKPWAGFDATTTLLRSDFNVGAFAPFVGDEVQVQISVEASKAD; translated from the coding sequence ATGAAATCCCTGCTATTCGCTTCGGCGCTTGCCGCACTGCCAGTCATCGGCCAGGCCGCCGAAACCTATGTTCTGGATTCCAGCCACAGCCAGATCCTGTTTTCCTACGACCACCTCGGCTACTCGACCACCTGGGGCATGTTCTCGGGCTTCGAGGGCGAGATCCAGTTCGACCAGGAAAACCCTGCCGCATCTTCGGTATCCGTGTCGTTCCCGGTCCGCAGCATGTTCACCGGCTGGGAAGCCCGGTTCGAGCACTTCATGTCCGGCGATTTCTTCGGCGCGGACGCGGATGAGATGGTCACCTTCACCTCGACCGCGATCGAGGTGACCGGCGAGAACACCGCCGACATCACCGGCGACCTGACGCTGAACGGTGTGACCAAGCCCGTCGTGCTTGCCGCAACGCTCAACCAGACCGGCGAACACCCGATGGCGAAAAAGCCCTGGGCCGGGTTCGATGCCACGACGACGCTCCTGCGGTCCGACTTCAACGTCGGTGCCTTCGCGCCTTTCGTCGGCGACGAGGTTCAGGTGCAGATCTCGGTCGAGGCGTCCAAGGCCGACTGA
- a CDS encoding acyl carrier protein, which translates to MSDIADRVKKIVVEHLSVEEDKVTENASFIDDLGADSLDTVELVMAFEEEFGIEIPDDAAETIQTFGDAVKFIKEAS; encoded by the coding sequence ATGAGCGACATCGCGGATCGCGTGAAAAAGATTGTGGTCGAGCATCTGAGCGTGGAAGAGGACAAGGTGACCGAGAACGCCTCGTTCATCGACGATCTGGGCGCCGACAGCCTCGACACGGTCGAGCTGGTGATGGCCTTCGAAGAAGAGTTCGGCATCGAGATCCCGGACGACGCAGCCGAGACCATTCAGACTTTTGGCGATGCGGTGAAGTTCATCAAGGAAGCGTCGTAA
- the fabD gene encoding ACP S-malonyltransferase gives MSRAFIFPGQGAQTIGMGRDLAEAYPAARAVFDEVDDALGEKLSALIWEGEIETLTLTENAQPALMATSLAAMRALQAEGVAIDAAAFVAGHSLGEYSALTAAGAFSIADAARLLRARGKAMQAAVPVGQGAMAAILGLDLAAVRAVADQAAQGAVCAAANDNDPAQVVISGDKAAVERAVDLAKQAGAKRALMLPVSAPFHCTLMQPAAEVMQAALADVTIHAPTVPVVSNVRAEAVSDPETIRALLVAQICGAVRWRESVEWMAGQGVTSFWEIGAGKALSGMVRRIVREASVGNVGNAADVTAAAQALADG, from the coding sequence ATGAGCCGAGCATTCATCTTTCCGGGACAGGGCGCCCAGACCATCGGCATGGGCCGTGACCTGGCCGAAGCCTACCCGGCGGCGCGCGCGGTGTTCGACGAGGTCGATGACGCTCTGGGCGAAAAGCTGTCGGCGCTGATCTGGGAAGGCGAGATCGAAACGCTGACGCTGACCGAGAACGCCCAGCCCGCGCTGATGGCGACCTCACTGGCAGCGATGCGCGCGCTTCAGGCCGAGGGCGTCGCGATCGATGCGGCGGCCTTTGTCGCGGGCCATTCGCTGGGTGAGTATTCGGCATTGACCGCGGCGGGTGCCTTCAGCATCGCCGACGCGGCCCGGCTGTTGCGCGCTCGGGGCAAGGCGATGCAGGCCGCCGTTCCGGTCGGACAGGGCGCGATGGCGGCCATTCTCGGACTTGACCTGGCCGCGGTGCGCGCCGTCGCCGATCAGGCGGCGCAGGGCGCGGTCTGCGCGGCGGCCAATGACAACGATCCCGCTCAGGTGGTGATCTCGGGCGACAAGGCGGCGGTGGAACGGGCGGTCGACCTGGCCAAGCAAGCCGGTGCCAAGCGGGCCTTGATGCTGCCGGTCAGCGCGCCTTTCCATTGCACGCTGATGCAGCCCGCGGCGGAGGTCATGCAGGCGGCCCTGGCGGACGTGACGATCCATGCCCCGACGGTGCCCGTGGTGTCGAATGTCCGTGCCGAGGCGGTCAGCGACCCCGAAACCATCCGCGCGCTGCTGGTCGCGCAGATCTGCGGTGCCGTGCGCTGGCGCGAGTCGGTCGAGTGGATGGCCGGGCAGGGCGTGACGTCGTTCTGGGAAATCGGCGCGGGCAAGGCGCTGTCGGGCATGGTCCGCCGCATCGTCCGCGAGGCATCGGTGGGCAATGTCGGAAACGCGGCGGATGTGACCGCCGCCGCGCAAGCCCTTGCCGACGGCTGA
- a CDS encoding cytochrome b/b6 domain-containing protein: MALTNTAKRYGSVAKVFHWTIAFGILAAIPLGILANGAPFDTPEALARKAWLFSVHKTLGVTIFFVALARIGWALSQPKPAPLHPERRLETLLAEVVHWLLYGSLVLVPATGWMHHAATEGFAPIWWPFGQNLAFVPESKAWAETTAALHIVFERVLVVAVLLHVAGAVKHAIIDRDETLARMLPGRTEAGSDTRGGHLIAPIAAVAVWAGALGIGAGLGVFEHEASAAQVAALEAVDSDWQVESGTLTITVQQLGSAVSGQFADWTADITFDESAGTGTVTVEVAIASLTLGSVTSQAMGPDYFDAGQFPTARFEADIAPSETGFVAAGSLRIRGTDLPVTLPFEMTVVDGKADMQGQVTLDRRAFGIGDTMTDASQLGFDVIVDVAVTAARAEN, translated from the coding sequence ATGGCACTGACGAACACCGCGAAGCGCTATGGCAGCGTGGCCAAAGTCTTTCACTGGACCATCGCGTTCGGCATCCTGGCCGCCATCCCGCTGGGTATTCTCGCCAACGGCGCGCCCTTCGACACGCCCGAGGCGCTGGCCCGCAAGGCCTGGCTGTTTTCGGTGCACAAGACGCTGGGGGTGACGATCTTCTTCGTTGCACTGGCCCGGATCGGTTGGGCGTTGAGCCAGCCGAAACCGGCACCGCTGCATCCCGAACGGCGGCTGGAAACGCTGCTGGCCGAAGTGGTGCACTGGCTGCTTTACGGTTCGCTGGTGCTGGTGCCGGCGACCGGCTGGATGCATCACGCCGCGACCGAAGGCTTCGCACCGATCTGGTGGCCGTTCGGGCAAAACCTGGCCTTCGTGCCTGAAAGCAAGGCATGGGCCGAAACCACCGCTGCGCTGCATATCGTGTTCGAACGGGTATTGGTGGTTGCGGTTCTGCTGCATGTCGCGGGCGCCGTGAAACACGCGATCATCGACCGCGACGAAACGCTGGCGCGCATGTTGCCTGGCAGGACAGAGGCGGGCAGCGACACCCGTGGCGGCCATCTGATCGCGCCCATCGCGGCCGTGGCGGTCTGGGCCGGGGCGCTTGGAATCGGCGCTGGTCTGGGCGTTTTCGAGCACGAGGCGAGCGCCGCGCAGGTCGCCGCGCTTGAAGCCGTCGACAGCGACTGGCAGGTCGAAAGCGGAACGCTGACGATCACCGTGCAGCAGCTCGGCAGCGCCGTGTCTGGGCAGTTCGCCGACTGGACTGCCGATATCACGTTCGACGAAAGCGCGGGCACCGGCACGGTGACGGTCGAGGTCGCGATCGCCTCGCTGACGCTTGGGTCGGTCACAAGCCAGGCCATGGGGCCCGACTATTTCGACGCCGGGCAATTTCCCACCGCGCGTTTCGAAGCGGATATCGCACCGTCCGAGACCGGGTTCGTCGCCGCTGGCAGTCTGCGCATCCGCGGCACCGATCTGCCTGTCACCCTGCCCTTCGAGATGACTGTCGTGGACGGCAAGGCGGACATGCAGGGCCAGGTCACGCTGGACCGTCGCGCCTTCGGGATCGGCGACACGATGACGGATGCCTCGCAGCTTGGTTTCGACGTGATCGTCGACGTGGCGGTGACGGCTGCGCGGGCCGAAAACTGA
- the fabG gene encoding 3-oxoacyl-[acyl-carrier-protein] reductase — MFDLTGKSALITGASGGIGGAIAHALHQAGASVGLSGTRTEPLQALAADLGDRCFVLPCNLSDPDAVAALPKQAAEAMGAVDILVNNAGITRDNLFMRMSDEEWQSVLDVNLTATFKLCKGVLRGMMKSRWGRIVNISSVVGAIGNPGQGNYAASKAGMIGMSKSLAYEVASRGITVNAVAPGFIETAMTTKLTDDQKQSIFAKVPAGRMGTPEEIAAAVLYLSSPEAAYVTGATLHVNGGMAML, encoded by the coding sequence ATGTTCGATCTGACGGGAAAATCGGCGCTGATCACCGGCGCATCGGGTGGAATCGGCGGGGCGATCGCGCATGCCCTGCACCAGGCCGGGGCGAGTGTCGGCCTGTCCGGCACCCGGACCGAACCGCTGCAGGCGCTGGCGGCGGACCTGGGCGACCGATGCTTCGTGCTGCCCTGCAACCTGTCCGACCCCGATGCGGTCGCCGCGCTGCCCAAACAGGCGGCCGAAGCGATGGGGGCGGTCGATATCCTGGTGAACAACGCCGGCATCACCCGCGACAACCTTTTCATGCGGATGTCGGACGAGGAATGGCAAAGCGTCCTTGACGTGAACCTCACCGCCACCTTCAAGCTCTGCAAGGGCGTGCTGCGCGGCATGATGAAATCCCGCTGGGGCCGGATCGTGAACATCTCGTCTGTTGTCGGGGCCATCGGCAATCCGGGCCAGGGCAACTATGCCGCGTCCAAGGCCGGGATGATCGGCATGTCCAAATCGCTCGCCTACGAGGTCGCCAGCCGCGGGATCACCGTCAACGCGGTTGCGCCGGGCTTCATCGAAACCGCGATGACGACCAAGCTGACCGACGACCAGAAACAGTCGATTTTTGCCAAGGTGCCCGCCGGGCGCATGGGCACGCCCGAGGAAATCGCCGCGGCGGTGCTGTATCTTTCCAGCCCCGAAGCCGCCTATGTGACGGGCGCCACGCTGCACGTCAACGGCGGTATGGCGATGCTCTGA